From a single Brassica oleracea var. oleracea cultivar TO1000 chromosome C5, BOL, whole genome shotgun sequence genomic region:
- the LOC106295205 gene encoding monosaccharide-sensing protein 1 produces the protein MKGATLVALAATIGNFLQGWDNATIAGAMVYINKDMNLATSVQGLVVAMSLIGATVITTCSGPISDWLGRRPMLILASVMYFLSGLIMLWSPNVYVLCLARLLDGFGAGLAVTLVPVYISETAPPEIRGQLNTLPQFLGSGGMFLSYCMVFTMSLSDAPSWRAMLGVLSIPSLVYLLFTVFYLPESPRWLVSKGRMDEAKKVLQMLSGREDVTDEMALLVEGLDIGGEKTLEDLLVTLEEHETLETVDEDGQMRLLGTHENQSYIARPVTDQQQSSLGLRSRHGSLANQRGIHKDPIVGLFDSLHEKMPEAGGNTKSGIFGSMFSTNADVPHMKPAHWEKDVESQFNKDHDDYATDDNAPDDDSDNDLRSPLMSRQATSTDKDVIPHPTGGSTLSMRRHSTLNGENSMGIGGGWHMGYRYDNGEYKRYYLKEDGAESRRGSIVSLPGGHDGGSYVHASALVSRSVLGPKSVHGSDVAPPTGPLWSALLEPGVKRALVVGVGIQILQQFSGINGVLYYTPQILERAGVDILLSSFGLSSISASFLISGLTTLLMLPAIVVAMRLMDVSGRRALLLWTIPVLIVSLVALFISELVQISKVANAALSTVCVVLYICFFVMGYGPIPNILCSEIFPTRVRGLCIAICAMVFWICDIIVTYSLPVLLSSIGLVGVFSIYAAVCVISWVFVYLKVPETKGMPLEVITDYFTFGAQASAPSKDDT, from the exons ATGAAGGGAGCGACCCTCGTTGCTCTCGCCGCCACTATCGGCAATTTCTTGCAAGGATGGGACAATGCCACCATTGCTG GAGCAATGGTTTATATCAACAAAGATATGAATCTAGCAACCTCTGTTCAAGGTCTTGTTGTAGCAATGTCATTGATCGGTGCAACGGTCATCACCACTTGCTCTGGACCCATCTCTGATTGGCTCGGGAGACGCCCCATGCTGATTCTAGCATCGGTCATGTATTTCCTCAGCGGTTTGATAATGCTTTGGTCTCCAAACGTCTATGTCCTATGCTTAGCTAGGCTTCTTGATGGGTTTGGTGCCGGTCTCGCCGTTACCCTTGTCCCTGTTTACATCTCTGAGACCGCTCCTCCAGAGATCAGAGGACAGCTCAATACTCTTCCTCAGTTTCTTGGCTCTGGTGGAATGTTTCTGTCTTACTGCATGGTTTTCACTATGTCCCTGAGCGATGCTCCTAGCTGGAGAGCCATGCTCGGTGTCCTCTCTATCCCTTCTCTTGTGTATTTGTTATTCACAGTGTTTTATTTGCCCGAGTCGCCTCGTTGGTTGGTTAGTAAAGGAAGAATGGATGAGGCTAAGAAGGTTCTTCAAATGTTATCTGGCAGAGAAGATGTTACCG ATGAGATGGCTTTGCTTGTTGAAGGATTAGACATTGGTGGAGAAAAGACATTAGAGGATCTCTTAGTAACGTTGGAGGAACATGAAACACTTGAAACTGTCGATGAGGACGGACAAATGAGGCTTCTCGGAACACACGAGAACCAATCTTACATTGCTCGACCCGTCACGGACCAACAACAGAGTTCACTTGGGCTACGTTCTCGCCACGGAAGCTTAGCAAACCAAAGGGGGATCCACAAAGACCCGATCGTGGGTCTATTCGACAGTCTACACGAGAAGATGCCTGAAGCAGGTGGAAACACAAAGAGTGGGATCTTCGGAAGCATGTTCAGCACTAACGCTGACGTGCCCCACATGAAACCAGCTCACTGGGAGAAAGACGTCGAGAGCCAGTTCAACAAAGACCACGATGACTACGCGACCGATGACAATGCACCTGATGATGACTCGGACAACGATCTTCGCAGCCCGTTGATGTCGCGTCAGGCCACAAGCACGGACAAGGACGTGATCCCACATCCTACAGGAGGAAGCACGCTGAGCATGAGACGCCACAGCACGCTTAACGGTGAAAACAGCATGGGGATCGGCGGTGGTTGGCACATGGGATACAGATACGACAACGGCGAGTACAAACGTTATTACCTTAAAGAAGACGGTGCAGAGTCTCGCCGCGGCTCAATTGTTTCTCTTCCTGGTGGTCACGATGGAGGCAGCTACGTTCACGCTTCTGCCCTTGTGAGCAGATCAGTTCTTGGTCCCAAGTCGGTTCATGGATCTGACGTGGCCCCTCCCACTGGACCTCTCTGGTCAGCTCTTCTTGAGCCTGGTGTTAAGCGTGCGTTGGTTGTTGGTGTTGGGATTCAGATACTACAGCAGTTTTCAGGTATCAATGGAGTTCTTTACTACACTCCTCAGATTCTTGAACGTGCTGGTGTAGACATTCTTCTCTCAAGTTTCGGATTAAGCTCAATCTCTGCCTCGTTCCTCATCAGCGGGTTAACAACTTTACTCATGCTTCCTGCTATTGTTGTTGCCATGAGACTCATGGATGTCTCTGGAAGAAG GGCATTGCTTCTCTGGACGATCCCTGTCCTCATCGTCTCACTTGTCGCCCTTTTCATCAGCGAGCTTGTCCAGATCAGCAAAGTTGCTAACGCAGCGCTCTCAACGGTGTGCGTTGTGCTATACATCTGCTTCTTCGTGATGGGTTACGGTCCCATTCCAAACATCCTCTGTTCTGAAATCTTCCCGACAAGAGTCCGTGGTCTCTGCATCGCCATTTGCGCTATGGTGTTCTGGATTTGTGACATTATTGTCACTTACTCGCTTCCAGTTCTCCTCAGCTCCATTGGACTCGTCGGTGTGTTCAGTATCTACGCTGCGGTTTGTGTGATCTCGTGGGTCTTTGTTTACTTGAAGGTTCCGGAGACTAAAGGTATGCCTTTGGAGGTTATCACAGACTACTTTACCTTTGGAGCTCAAGCTTCTGCTCCTTCTAAGGACGATACATGA